One Rhipicephalus microplus isolate Deutch F79 unplaced genomic scaffold, USDA_Rmic scaffold_1169, whole genome shotgun sequence genomic region harbors:
- the LOC119172055 gene encoding LOW QUALITY PROTEIN: riboflavin kinase (The sequence of the model RefSeq protein was modified relative to this genomic sequence to represent the inferred CDS: inserted 1 base in 1 codon), producing MTIFPSKLSPNGIKCLPLFLRGTVVKXFGRGSKQLGIPTANFSQELVSKIPADLDCGVYYGWASVNDGPVNKMVMSVGWNPYYKNEKKSMETHIMHKFDEDFYGAMLKVVVLGFLRPEKNFSSLDELISAIKADIRNANENLDREEWQQYKSHKFFSENIANGTDVVRQET from the exons ATGACTATATTTCCGTCCAAACTGTCTCCCAACGGCATCAAGTGTTTGCCACTCTTTCTTCGCGGCACCGTGGTAA GGTTCGGTCGAGGCAGCAAGCAGTTGGGCATACCCACCG CCAACTTCTCGCAAGAGCTTGTGTCGAAAATCCCTGCGGACCTGGATTGTGGAGTATACTATGGCTGGGCTTCCGTCAATGACGGGCCAGTCAACAAGATGGTGATGAGTGTTGGCTGGAACCCGTACTACAAGAATGAGAAAAAGTCTATG GAAACTCACATCATGCACAAGTTTGACGAAGACTTCTATGGAGCAATGCTCAAAGTTGTGGTGCTGGGCTTTCTGAGACCTGAAAAGAACTTCAGCTCTCTAG ACGAGCTAATTTCGGCCATCAAAGCAGACATACGGAATGCCAACGAAAACCTCGACCGTGAGGAGTGGCAGCAATACAAGAGCCACAAGTTTTTCTCCGAGAACATTGCTAATGGCACTGACGTCGTGCGACAGGAGACGTGA